In a genomic window of Deltaproteobacteria bacterium:
- a CDS encoding molybdopterin-dependent oxidoreductase encodes MELSRRNFLRGAGAAAVSLTLANLEFASVLSGEAAAQTAGPVSLPGLPNYRGWEDVFRQKWTWDKITKGTHTRTNCIAACSWNLYVKDGIVWREEQNTIYQPSHPTVPDMNPRGCQKGGCYSQLNYEPSRLKYPMRRVGERGSGKWERMDWDATLTQVADTLLDVATTDGPDCVVYDHGTTNIDFGTSTAAEMRFFGLLGATVMDSWAGVGDLPMGAIQTWGHFNADGTSDDWFNSDYILIWIANPVYTRIPDVHFMWEARYRGAKVVSIAPDYNPSTVHADLWLNLRMGTDAALGLAMAQVIISENLFKTDYVREQTDLPFLVRDDNKQYLRQSDVQSGGKDDIFYFWDETTKQIAEAPGSQGHKTQEIRLGAVTPALHGRFQAKLADGRTVAVRPLLEGLTDHLQQYTPEKAAQITGVNAEMIRRVAREAAKAKAAMIFASWGACKHYHSDLAQRAMCLLMALTGNQGKRGGGIRIGAWYSVDALNQISNEVEIPFYAKWLMQMFPPKTRDFENFMRKHSWERPFTPTMTFLYVHGGMNEVVDRKDFGDPTLPRGVAEYVKEAMDKKWLRVSPPPERPPRVYFYTGVNPLRRWPVPQLARKHLWPKLKMIVNVNVRMSSSGLQSDILLPAASYYEKIGLKYPQSLVPYVVFGDQAVQPMEESKSEYEIFAMLAQKMQDRARARGLKPFKDHYGIERDYANFWEKYRLDGMMEVGNEEAAMDHLVQNSSVTNGFTWKDAKERGALPIQSYGRYGPHNSICSDFKPGDTVWPQQWFTEKKEPWPTLTGRQQFLLDHAWYVEMKEALPVHKEPPLAGGNYPLRLTGGHTRWSIHAIWRDQRHLLRLQRGQPVMYMNIDDAKKRGLNDHDYVRVFNDVGSFHIHVKPTPSLQPGQVVIYHAWENHQFKDWIQSQEAVPSPWKPLHVAGGYGHIHYRMFYAAPSHSPRGATVEVVKA; translated from the coding sequence ATGGAACTCTCTCGCAGAAATTTCCTACGCGGGGCCGGCGCCGCCGCGGTCTCCCTGACACTGGCCAATCTCGAATTCGCCTCAGTCCTAAGCGGCGAAGCCGCGGCCCAGACAGCTGGGCCAGTGTCGCTGCCCGGACTTCCAAACTACCGCGGCTGGGAGGACGTCTTTCGCCAGAAGTGGACCTGGGACAAGATCACCAAGGGCACCCACACCCGCACCAACTGCATCGCGGCGTGCTCTTGGAACCTTTACGTCAAGGACGGTATCGTCTGGCGCGAAGAGCAGAACACGATCTACCAGCCCAGCCACCCCACCGTTCCGGACATGAACCCGCGCGGCTGCCAGAAGGGCGGCTGCTATAGTCAGCTGAACTACGAGCCCTCGCGGCTGAAGTACCCCATGCGCCGGGTCGGCGAGCGCGGCTCTGGGAAGTGGGAACGGATGGACTGGGATGCCACGCTCACGCAGGTGGCCGACACCTTGCTCGACGTCGCCACCACCGACGGACCCGATTGCGTCGTTTACGACCACGGCACCACCAACATCGACTTCGGCACCAGCACGGCGGCCGAGATGCGCTTCTTCGGCCTGCTCGGCGCCACCGTCATGGATTCCTGGGCAGGCGTCGGCGACCTGCCGATGGGCGCGATTCAGACTTGGGGTCACTTCAACGCCGACGGCACCTCCGACGATTGGTTCAACTCCGACTACATCCTCATCTGGATTGCCAACCCGGTGTACACCCGCATCCCCGACGTGCATTTTATGTGGGAGGCGCGCTACCGCGGCGCCAAGGTCGTCTCGATCGCACCCGATTACAACCCCAGCACGGTTCACGCCGACCTCTGGCTCAATCTGCGCATGGGTACCGACGCCGCGCTCGGCTTGGCGATGGCGCAGGTGATCATCAGCGAGAACCTGTTCAAGACCGACTACGTACGAGAGCAAACCGACCTGCCGTTCTTGGTCCGTGACGACAACAAGCAATACCTGCGGCAGAGCGACGTGCAGAGCGGCGGCAAAGACGACATCTTCTATTTCTGGGACGAGACCACCAAACAGATCGCCGAAGCCCCGGGCAGCCAGGGCCACAAGACACAGGAGATCCGGCTGGGAGCAGTCACACCCGCTCTGCACGGGCGTTTCCAGGCGAAGCTCGCCGATGGACGCACGGTCGCAGTACGACCGCTGCTCGAGGGCTTGACTGATCACCTCCAGCAGTACACGCCGGAGAAGGCGGCGCAGATCACCGGTGTAAACGCCGAGATGATTCGGCGTGTCGCACGCGAGGCGGCGAAGGCGAAGGCCGCGATGATCTTCGCCTCTTGGGGCGCGTGCAAGCACTATCACTCCGACTTGGCGCAGCGGGCGATGTGCCTACTGATGGCGCTGACCGGCAATCAAGGCAAGCGCGGCGGCGGTATTCGCATCGGGGCGTGGTACAGCGTCGATGCGCTCAACCAGATTTCCAACGAAGTCGAGATTCCCTTTTACGCCAAGTGGCTGATGCAGATGTTCCCGCCCAAGACCCGCGACTTCGAGAACTTCATGCGCAAGCACAGTTGGGAGCGGCCGTTTACGCCGACGATGACGTTCCTTTACGTCCACGGCGGCATGAACGAAGTGGTCGACCGCAAGGACTTCGGTGATCCAACCCTGCCGCGGGGGGTGGCCGAGTACGTCAAGGAAGCCATGGACAAGAAGTGGCTGCGCGTCTCGCCGCCGCCGGAGCGGCCGCCGCGGGTGTATTTCTACACCGGCGTCAACCCGCTGCGGCGCTGGCCGGTGCCGCAACTGGCGCGCAAACACCTGTGGCCCAAGCTGAAGATGATCGTCAACGTCAACGTCCGCATGTCTTCGAGCGGGCTGCAGTCGGACATCCTGCTGCCGGCCGCCAGCTACTACGAGAAGATCGGGTTGAAGTATCCGCAGAGTCTGGTGCCCTACGTGGTCTTCGGCGATCAAGCGGTTCAGCCGATGGAGGAATCCAAGTCCGAGTACGAGATCTTCGCCATGCTCGCCCAGAAGATGCAGGACCGAGCGCGCGCGCGCGGCCTCAAGCCGTTCAAGGACCACTACGGCATCGAGCGCGACTACGCCAACTTCTGGGAGAAGTACCGCCTCGACGGCATGATGGAGGTGGGCAACGAAGAAGCTGCGATGGATCACCTGGTGCAGAACTCCTCGGTGACCAACGGCTTCACTTGGAAGGACGCCAAGGAGCGCGGCGCGCTGCCGATCCAGTCGTATGGCCGCTACGGCCCGCACAATTCGATCTGCAGTGACTTCAAGCCCGGCGATACTGTGTGGCCGCAGCAGTGGTTCACCGAGAAAAAGGAGCCCTGGCCGACGCTCACCGGACGCCAGCAGTTTTTGCTCGATCACGCTTGGTACGTCGAGATGAAGGAGGCGCTACCGGTGCACAAAGAGCCGCCGCTGGCCGGTGGCAACTACCCGCTGCGGCTCACCGGCGGTCACACCCGCTGGTCGATTCACGCGATCTGGCGCGACCAGCGCCATCTACTGCGCCTTCAGCGCGGGCAGCCGGTGATGTACATGAATATCGACGATGCCAAGAAGCGCGGTCTCAACGATCACGACTACGTGCGCGTGTTCAACGATGTCGGTTCCTTCCACATCCACGTCAAGCCGACGCCGTCGTTGCAGCCGGGCCAGGTGGTCATCTATCACGCCTGGGAGAATCATCAGTTCAAGGACTGGATTCAGAGCCAGGAAGCGGTGCCGTCACCATGGAAGCCGCTGCACGTGGCCGGCGGCTACGGCCACATCCACTACCGCATGTTCTACGCCGCACCCAGCCACAGCCCGCGCGGCGCGACGGTGGAAGTAGTTAAAGCCTAG
- the rplQ gene encoding 50S ribosomal protein L17, producing the protein MRHLNSGRKLNRTSAHRKALFRNLVTSLIEHESVRTTDAKAKELRSYADRMITLGKRGTLHARRQALAFVRSAAAVRKLFDDLAPRFRERPGGYTRIIKIGMRRGDAAPLSLVELTERSEAGKTEAERKRARRERARQKKAAQPQR; encoded by the coding sequence ATGCGACACCTAAATTCTGGACGAAAGCTTAACCGGACCAGTGCGCACCGCAAGGCACTTTTTCGCAACCTGGTCACGTCCTTGATCGAGCACGAAAGCGTGCGCACTACCGACGCCAAGGCTAAGGAGCTGCGCTCTTACGCCGACCGCATGATCACGCTGGGGAAACGCGGCACCCTGCACGCTCGCAGACAAGCCCTGGCTTTCGTGCGCAGCGCGGCCGCAGTACGCAAGCTCTTCGATGACCTCGCCCCACGTTTTCGCGAGCGCCCGGGTGGTTACACCCGCATCATCAAGATCGGTATGCGCCGTGGCGATGCCGCGCCACTGTCGCTGGTCGAACTGACCGAACGCAGTGAAGCGGGTAAGACCGAGGCCGAGCGCAAGCGTGCTCGCCGCGAGCGCGCGCGACAGAAGAAGGCGGCGCAGCCGCAGCGGTAG
- the rpmJ gene encoding 50S ribosomal protein L36, with product MKVRASVKKICKNCKVVRRQGVVRILCTNARHKQRQG from the coding sequence GTGAAAGTACGGGCATCGGTCAAGAAGATTTGCAAGAATTGCAAGGTGGTGCGCCGCCAAGGGGTGGTGCGTATCCTGTGCACCAACGCGCGCCATAAACAGCGCCAAGGCTGA
- a CDS encoding VCBS repeat-containing protein produces the protein MIRWHNPLFLGALILLGITTIGAGERREAPVIDFERSLTVGTEPLALVVGDFNGDANADLAVANSGDDSVSVILSLGGGTFRASVAYATGHNPTALASADVDNDGSPDLLVASAGDAMVSVLAGSPSGHFSSAGSFRLAAGARALALADTDRDGWLDVAVSDGNHSVAILRGQGQFRFAAALGLSAGNAPNALAFGDLDTDGVADLVVANNLGGSVSVFRGNPDGSFSPPEEVAVGAFPSSVTVADATADRRPDILVTNELTDELVILPTGPDGGLAAAIVLATAGVPERAVVRDLNGDAIPDLAVANSFSDTVSAYAGAGDETFSEPIEFPVGTTPFDLVAVDFNGDGKADLATANLDEDTVTVLLNTSDFAVIAGDADSSGQVDGGDLAATVEELFDGDGNSLLHSSAGLFPAGAGVDADGNRRISASDLPANIRLRSATARSRPIDAAP, from the coding sequence ATGATTAGGTGGCACAACCCACTTTTTCTCGGCGCCCTGATTCTCCTCGGGATCACCACAATCGGCGCGGGCGAACGCCGCGAGGCACCGGTCATCGACTTCGAGCGCAGCTTGACGGTTGGCACCGAACCGTTGGCGCTGGTGGTCGGCGATTTCAACGGCGACGCGAACGCCGATTTGGCGGTGGCCAACTCCGGCGATGATTCCGTCTCGGTAATCCTTAGTCTCGGCGGGGGAACCTTTCGCGCCTCGGTCGCCTACGCCACCGGCCACAACCCGACAGCCCTCGCCAGCGCCGACGTTGACAACGACGGTAGCCCCGACCTTCTGGTTGCAAGCGCCGGCGACGCCATGGTGAGCGTTTTGGCCGGCTCACCATCCGGGCACTTCAGCTCAGCGGGAAGCTTTCGGCTGGCGGCAGGAGCACGGGCTCTGGCTCTTGCCGACACCGACCGCGACGGCTGGCTCGACGTGGCGGTCTCCGACGGAAATCACTCGGTTGCTATATTGCGCGGCCAAGGGCAATTCCGCTTCGCCGCAGCCCTGGGGCTCTCCGCCGGCAACGCCCCCAACGCACTGGCTTTCGGCGACCTGGATACGGACGGGGTGGCCGACCTAGTGGTGGCCAACAACCTCGGCGGAAGCGTTTCCGTCTTCCGCGGCAATCCTGATGGGAGCTTTTCGCCGCCGGAAGAAGTGGCAGTCGGCGCCTTCCCCTCTTCGGTGACCGTGGCGGACGCCACCGCTGACCGGCGCCCGGACATTCTCGTCACCAACGAGCTCACCGATGAACTGGTTATTCTTCCGACCGGCCCTGACGGCGGCTTGGCCGCGGCGATCGTGCTGGCCACGGCCGGAGTACCCGAGCGCGCGGTGGTCCGCGATCTCAACGGCGACGCGATCCCGGATCTCGCCGTTGCCAACAGCTTCAGCGACACGGTCTCGGCTTACGCTGGGGCCGGCGATGAAACATTCAGTGAGCCGATCGAGTTCCCCGTCGGGACTACGCCCTTCGATCTCGTCGCCGTCGACTTCAACGGCGACGGCAAAGCCGATCTGGCGACGGCGAATCTCGACGAGGACACGGTGACGGTGCTACTCAACACCAGCGACTTCGCGGTTATCGCCGGCGACGCCGACAGCAGCGGGCAAGTCGACGGCGGCGACCTGGCTGCAACCGTCGAGGAGCTTTTCGACGGCGACGGCAACTCGCTGCTGCACTCCTCCGCCGGCCTATTCCCTGCGGGTGCGGGCGTCGACGCCGACGGCAATCGGCGAATCAGCGCCAGCGATTTGCCCGCGAACATTCGCTTGCGATCCGCTACGGCGCGAAGCCGGCCCATCGACGCTGCACCTTGA
- a CDS encoding DNA-directed RNA polymerase subunit alpha — MQPQRNWRDLLKPKKLEADEKTLTATYGKFVGEPFERGFGITIGNALRRVLLSSLQSAAISAVRIKGVLHEFSTVPGVLEDVTDIVLNLKEVRLRLHDGLQENARIEAKGPGEIKAGDIQGGPNLEVLNPALHIATLSKEGKLDMDLSVRTGRGYVAAERNKEEDAPVGTIPIDAVFSPVRKVNYTVTNARVGQRTDYDKLTLEIWTDGSVRPDDAVAYAARILQDQLGVFVNFEESTEMAEVSEERQPSLNENLFRSVAELELSVRAANCLQNADIKYIGELVRKSEGEMLKTKNFGRKSLNEIKEILHEMGLDFGMRIENFPPREELDRRMAKERESV, encoded by the coding sequence ATGCAGCCACAACGCAACTGGCGCGATCTGCTGAAGCCAAAGAAACTCGAGGCCGATGAGAAGACCCTGACGGCGACTTATGGCAAGTTCGTCGGCGAGCCCTTCGAGCGCGGGTTCGGAATCACCATCGGGAACGCGCTGCGCCGCGTGCTGCTGTCATCGCTGCAGAGCGCAGCTATCAGCGCGGTGCGCATCAAGGGCGTGTTGCACGAGTTCTCCACCGTACCGGGTGTCCTGGAGGACGTTACCGACATCGTGCTGAACCTCAAGGAAGTACGCCTGCGCCTGCACGACGGCCTACAAGAGAACGCCCGAATCGAGGCCAAAGGGCCGGGCGAAATCAAGGCCGGCGATATCCAGGGTGGGCCCAACCTGGAGGTGCTCAACCCGGCCCTGCACATCGCCACGCTCTCCAAAGAGGGCAAGCTCGACATGGACCTCAGCGTTCGCACCGGGCGCGGCTACGTCGCCGCCGAACGTAACAAGGAGGAAGATGCCCCGGTCGGCACCATCCCGATCGATGCGGTGTTCTCGCCCGTCCGCAAAGTCAATTACACGGTCACCAACGCCCGCGTCGGACAGCGAACCGATTACGACAAGCTTACGCTAGAAATCTGGACCGACGGTAGCGTCCGACCCGATGACGCGGTGGCCTACGCCGCCCGCATCCTCCAAGACCAGCTGGGCGTGTTCGTGAACTTCGAAGAATCGACCGAGATGGCGGAAGTCTCCGAGGAGCGGCAGCCCTCGCTCAACGAAAATCTCTTCCGCAGCGTTGCCGAACTCGAGCTTTCGGTGCGGGCGGCCAACTGCCTGCAAAACGCCGACATCAAGTACATCGGTGAGTTGGTGCGCAAATCCGAAGGTGAAATGCTGAAGACCAAGAACTTCGGGCGCAAGTCGCTCAACGAAATCAAAGAAATCCTCCACGAGATGGGGTTGGATTTCGGCATGCGCATCGAGAACTTCCCGCCTCGTGAAGAACTTGACCGGCGTATGGCCAAGGAACGCGAGTCGGTCTGA
- a CDS encoding cation transporter: protein MHARFHDRRALRGALGLTAALFLVELVGGYVTNSLALLADAAHMFADVAALLLAFGALWISSRPASDTKTFGYYRVEILAALVNGLFLWLVVIYIGYEAYGRFQNPPVVKAGPMMLVAAAGLAVNVTCAWLLRPSEQSSLNLHSAFLHVLSDLLGSVGALIGAAVMLLTGWYGADPLISAGIGVLIIGSSWSLLREAVDVLLEAVPRHVDLDALRRALGEVPGLIEVHDLHVWTLTTGREALSAHVVANGNADHDDILDRIQRLSTERFHIDHITIQIERINRKDLEPVHF from the coding sequence ATGCATGCTCGGTTCCACGATCGGCGTGCCTTGCGGGGGGCGCTCGGGCTGACGGCCGCGCTTTTTCTCGTCGAGCTGGTCGGCGGCTATGTGACCAACAGCCTGGCGCTGCTGGCCGACGCGGCGCACATGTTTGCCGATGTGGCAGCCTTGCTGCTGGCCTTCGGTGCATTGTGGATCAGCTCCCGCCCGGCCAGCGATACCAAGACCTTTGGCTATTACCGTGTGGAGATCCTAGCCGCTTTGGTTAACGGCCTCTTCCTGTGGCTGGTGGTGATCTACATCGGCTACGAGGCTTACGGGCGGTTTCAAAATCCGCCGGTGGTCAAGGCTGGGCCGATGATGCTGGTGGCCGCGGCCGGTTTGGCGGTGAATGTGACCTGTGCGTGGTTGCTGCGGCCTAGCGAGCAGAGCAGTCTCAACTTGCACAGCGCCTTCCTGCACGTGTTGTCCGACTTGCTCGGCTCGGTGGGCGCGTTGATCGGCGCGGCGGTGATGTTGCTGACCGGCTGGTACGGCGCCGATCCGCTGATCAGTGCCGGCATCGGCGTCTTGATCATCGGCAGTTCCTGGAGCCTGCTGCGCGAGGCGGTGGACGTGTTGCTGGAGGCCGTCCCGAGGCACGTTGATCTCGACGCGTTGCGCCGGGCCCTGGGAGAGGTCCCGGGCTTGATCGAGGTCCACGACCTCCACGTCTGGACCCTGACGACCGGCCGTGAGGCGCTGAGCGCCCACGTCGTCGCCAACGGCAACGCCGACCACGACGACATCCTCGACCGTATCCAGCGTCTATCGACCGAACGCTTTCACATCGACCACATCACCATCCAGATCGAGCGCATCAATCGTAAAGACCTGGAGCCGGTTCACTTCTAG
- the rpsD gene encoding 30S ribosomal protein S4 — protein sequence MARYTDSVCRLCRREGLKLFLKGERCYTDKCAIERRNYPPGDHGQGRVRFSEYAVQLREKQKVKRMYGLLERQFRRYFEMAERSRGITGEALLVLLERRLDNMVYRMGFATSRAEARQLVRHGHFAVDGRAVNIPSFLLKPGQVVSVREPSRSVARIQEALAQAERRGTPEWLEVQRESFSARVKALPTRADLTMPINEKLVVELYSK from the coding sequence GTGGCACGCTATACCGATTCGGTCTGCCGGCTCTGCCGGCGTGAAGGGCTCAAGCTCTTTCTCAAAGGCGAGCGCTGTTATACCGACAAGTGCGCGATCGAGCGGCGCAACTACCCGCCCGGCGACCACGGCCAGGGCCGGGTGCGGTTCTCGGAGTATGCAGTTCAGCTGCGCGAGAAACAGAAAGTCAAGCGCATGTACGGCCTGCTCGAGCGGCAGTTCCGCCGCTACTTCGAGATGGCGGAACGCTCCCGCGGGATCACCGGCGAGGCCCTGCTGGTGCTGCTCGAACGTCGGCTCGACAACATGGTGTATCGCATGGGTTTTGCCACCTCGCGGGCAGAGGCGCGCCAACTGGTGCGCCACGGCCACTTCGCTGTCGACGGCCGCGCGGTCAATATCCCGTCATTCCTGCTCAAGCCCGGGCAGGTGGTGAGTGTGCGCGAACCCAGCCGCTCGGTGGCGCGAATTCAGGAAGCACTGGCTCAGGCCGAGCGGCGCGGAACCCCCGAGTGGCTCGAAGTCCAGCGCGAGAGCTTTTCGGCCCGCGTGAAGGCGCTGCCGACACGAGCCGATTTGACCATGCCCATCAACGAGAAGCTCGTCGTCGAGCTGTACTCGAAGTAG
- the map gene encoding type I methionyl aminopeptidase, with protein MIVLKSWEEIDIMRRANVIVAEVLAELRARIRPGVTTGVLDRLAEELTRKHKARPAFKGYEVAGRVFPKSVCVSINEEVVHGIPSEARVLQEGDIVSLDFGVCYEGYFGDAATTVAVGTVSRDDERLLQITQQSLDAAIREVCVGKRIGDISFAIQEHVERNGFSVVRDFVGHGIGKRLHEDPQVPNFGTRDRGPRLRAGMVLAIEPMVNAGGPEVVVKQDGWTAVTRDGKRSAHFEHSVAVTDAGPYVLSAV; from the coding sequence ATGATTGTCCTGAAGTCATGGGAAGAGATCGACATCATGCGCCGGGCCAACGTCATAGTCGCCGAGGTTTTGGCCGAGTTGAGAGCGCGGATTCGCCCCGGCGTGACCACTGGCGTGCTCGATCGCCTGGCCGAGGAGCTGACGCGCAAACACAAGGCGCGGCCGGCGTTCAAGGGCTATGAGGTGGCGGGTCGAGTGTTCCCCAAATCGGTGTGTGTCTCGATCAATGAGGAGGTGGTGCACGGGATACCGAGCGAAGCACGGGTGCTGCAAGAAGGAGACATTGTGAGCCTTGACTTCGGTGTGTGCTACGAAGGCTATTTCGGCGATGCCGCGACCACCGTTGCGGTGGGAACAGTGAGCCGGGATGACGAGCGACTGCTGCAGATTACGCAACAGTCGTTGGACGCTGCCATTCGGGAGGTCTGCGTCGGCAAGCGGATCGGCGACATCTCGTTCGCCATCCAGGAGCACGTCGAACGCAATGGCTTCTCCGTGGTGCGCGACTTCGTCGGTCACGGCATCGGCAAGCGCTTGCATGAAGACCCTCAGGTGCCTAACTTCGGTACCCGCGATCGCGGGCCGCGTTTGCGGGCCGGCATGGTCTTGGCCATCGAACCCATGGTCAACGCCGGCGGCCCGGAGGTGGTCGTCAAGCAAGACGGCTGGACGGCGGTTACCCGTGACGGCAAGCGCTCCGCCCATTTCGAGCATTCGGTGGCGGTCACCGATGCCGGGCCGTATGTGCTCAGCGCCGTGTAA
- the rpsM gene encoding 30S ribosomal protein S13, with product MARIAGVDLPRNKRVEVALTYIFGIGRSAANKILDEARVDRNTKSDALSDEEVVRIRQVIDQAHKVEGDLRREIAMSIKRFMDIGSYRGLRHRRNLPVRGQRTHTNARTRKGPRRAIAGKKPPPSKG from the coding sequence ATGGCACGAATTGCTGGCGTCGATTTGCCGCGCAACAAGCGCGTGGAAGTCGCGCTGACTTATATCTTCGGTATCGGACGGTCGGCCGCGAACAAGATCCTGGACGAGGCCAGAGTCGATCGCAACACCAAGAGCGACGCTTTGAGCGACGAGGAAGTCGTGCGCATCCGCCAGGTGATCGATCAGGCGCATAAGGTGGAAGGCGACCTGCGCCGCGAGATCGCCATGAGTATCAAGCGGTTCATGGATATCGGCAGCTATCGCGGTCTGCGTCACCGGCGCAATCTGCCGGTGCGTGGCCAGCGCACCCATACCAATGCCCGTACCCGCAAAGGCCCGCGGCGGGCAATCGCCGGCAAGAAGCCACCACCGTCGAAGGGCTGA
- the rpsK gene encoding 30S ribosomal protein S11 has translation MAKEETSDKTKAPDKAADKVATPKRKKAKRVVSEGVAHVHSTFNNTIVTITDPTGGVIAWASAGSVGLKGSRKGTPFAAQMAAESAAKKAVESGVRSVQVLVKGPGSGRESALRALQAAGFTISLIKDVTPIPHNGCRPPKRRRV, from the coding sequence ATGGCGAAAGAAGAAACCAGCGATAAGACCAAGGCCCCCGACAAGGCAGCCGATAAGGTCGCCACGCCCAAGCGCAAGAAGGCCAAGCGGGTCGTCAGCGAGGGAGTCGCCCACGTGCACTCGACCTTCAACAACACGATCGTGACCATTACTGATCCGACCGGCGGAGTGATCGCCTGGGCCAGCGCGGGCTCGGTCGGGCTGAAAGGCTCGCGCAAAGGGACGCCGTTTGCCGCCCAGATGGCGGCGGAGAGCGCGGCCAAGAAGGCCGTCGAATCCGGCGTGCGCTCGGTGCAAGTGCTGGTGAAAGGGCCGGGCTCCGGGCGCGAATCGGCGCTGCGCGCCCTGCAAGCCGCCGGCTTCACCATCTCGCTGATCAAGGATGTAACCCCAATTCCCCACAACGGTTGCCGTCCGCCGAAACGGCGCCGGGTGTAG
- a CDS encoding adenylate kinase: MQLILIGPPGAGKGTQAKFLQRRFELPHISSGDLLREAVHRKTETGLRAQRFMEQGELVPDELVVRIIEERVRQSDCQAGFILDGFPRNVPQAEVLSPMLAGLRKMIDHVVSLGVARADLIARLSGRRTCRGCGAMYHVVFDPPLNSGRCNKCSAELYQRDDDRESTIAARLDVYDRATAPLLEYYRTRGLLREVDGGGGAEQVFGRIVAQISPAR, encoded by the coding sequence GTGCAACTGATTTTGATTGGCCCGCCGGGCGCCGGCAAAGGGACACAGGCGAAGTTCCTGCAGCGGCGCTTTGAGCTGCCGCACATCTCGTCGGGCGATTTGCTGCGCGAAGCGGTCCACCGCAAGACCGAGACGGGGCTGCGAGCGCAACGCTTCATGGAGCAAGGCGAACTGGTGCCGGATGAGCTGGTGGTACGTATTATCGAAGAGCGCGTGCGCCAGAGCGACTGCCAAGCCGGCTTCATTCTCGACGGCTTCCCCCGCAACGTGCCGCAGGCCGAAGTGCTGTCGCCGATGCTGGCCGGACTGCGCAAGATGATCGATCATGTTGTCAGCCTGGGCGTGGCCCGCGCCGATCTCATCGCACGCCTGAGCGGCCGGCGTACCTGCCGGGGCTGTGGGGCAATGTACCATGTCGTCTTCGATCCACCGCTGAACAGCGGCCGGTGCAACAAGTGTAGCGCGGAGCTGTACCAGCGCGATGACGACCGGGAAAGCACTATCGCGGCGCGGCTGGACGTGTATGATCGGGCGACCGCGCCGCTGCTGGAGTATTACCGCACCCGCGGCCTGCTGCGCGAGGTCGATGGTGGCGGTGGCGCCGAGCAGGTGTTCGGACGGATCGTGGCGCAGATTTCACCAGCCCGATGA